The following proteins are encoded in a genomic region of [Eubacterium] hominis:
- a CDS encoding ABC-F family ATP-binding cassette domain-containing protein: MTIHLQNITKSYTQDIILDDLTMKITDGEHIAIVGENGCGKSTLLKVIAGLENIQEGERIVSKHTKIAYLNQNFDEFSGTVEAYLMQTYSDIMHLQKKMKALEKAMEKVDEVELEHLLKKYGNIQERFEQLDGYHIFTFVDQIAHGLQFSSLLYSEYEVLSGGEKARVNLARRLLERPDVLLLDEPTNHLDFKGIAWLENFLANDKQTIIVVSHDRTFLNHCVSKIYEISYGELSVYHGNYDVYRKEKNERFLRMQEDYEAQQNEIKRLEAAIRQFRQWGREGDNEKFFKKAIMLEKRLDKIERMRRPRLIQRNMDFTLSMAKRSSKHVLEIKELGHCFDKLLFEHVNATLCFKERVAICGENGTGKSTLIKLIMGVEEIQEGSIQYGNHIAIGYLPQMISFPKDMTILEYAKKELCMNEEDTRRYLMKYGFDHIDMMKRLKALSGGEKTRLKLAEMLSKEINMIILDEPTNHLDFTSIDIIEENLQAFAGTLLVVSHDRYFIQALCEKVWMLEDQTMKEYIL, encoded by the coding sequence ATGACAATACATTTACAAAATATTACAAAATCCTATACACAGGATATCATATTAGATGACTTAACAATGAAAATTACAGATGGCGAGCATATCGCCATTGTGGGTGAAAACGGATGTGGGAAATCAACGCTGTTAAAGGTAATTGCAGGATTAGAAAACATTCAGGAAGGAGAACGCATTGTATCAAAACATACCAAAATTGCGTATTTGAATCAAAACTTTGATGAATTTTCGGGCACTGTGGAAGCATATCTGATGCAGACTTACAGCGATATCATGCATTTGCAAAAAAAGATGAAAGCCTTAGAGAAAGCTATGGAAAAAGTTGATGAGGTAGAACTAGAACATTTATTAAAAAAATATGGCAACATACAAGAGCGTTTTGAACAGCTGGATGGCTATCATATCTTTACCTTTGTGGATCAGATTGCCCATGGACTTCAGTTCTCATCGTTGTTATACAGTGAGTATGAAGTGTTGAGTGGAGGAGAAAAAGCAAGAGTGAATCTTGCACGGCGTTTATTGGAAAGACCAGATGTTTTATTATTGGATGAGCCAACCAATCATTTGGATTTTAAAGGGATAGCATGGCTGGAAAACTTTCTGGCAAATGATAAACAGACCATCATTGTCGTATCACATGATCGTACATTTCTCAATCATTGTGTATCAAAAATATACGAAATCAGTTATGGAGAATTATCTGTATACCATGGAAATTATGATGTATATCGAAAAGAAAAAAACGAACGCTTTTTACGTATGCAGGAAGATTATGAAGCACAACAAAATGAAATCAAACGATTAGAAGCGGCGATTCGTCAGTTTCGTCAATGGGGCAGAGAAGGCGATAATGAAAAATTCTTCAAGAAAGCCATAATGTTAGAAAAACGTTTAGATAAAATAGAACGTATGAGGCGTCCAAGACTGATTCAAAGGAATATGGACTTTACTTTATCCATGGCAAAACGTTCATCTAAACATGTGTTGGAAATAAAGGAACTGGGGCACTGTTTTGATAAGCTATTATTTGAACATGTAAATGCCACGCTTTGTTTTAAAGAACGTGTAGCAATATGTGGAGAAAATGGCACAGGAAAAAGTACGCTGATCAAATTAATTATGGGAGTTGAAGAAATTCAAGAAGGTAGTATCCAATACGGCAATCATATCGCTATTGGTTATCTACCTCAGATGATCAGCTTTCCTAAAGATATGACGATATTGGAATATGCGAAAAAAGAACTTTGTATGAATGAAGAAGATACAAGGCGTTATCTAATGAAATATGGATTTGATCACATCGATATGATGAAGCGTTTAAAAGCATTAAGCGGTGGGGAGAAAACTAGATTAAAACTAGCAGAAATGTTATCAAAAGAAATCAATATGATAATTTTAGATGAGCCAACCAATCATTTAGACTTCACCAGTATTGATATTATCGAAGAAAATCTTCAGGCCTTTGCTGGTACTCTTTTGGTGGTATCCCATGATCGATATTTTATACAAGCACTATGTGAAAAAGTCTGGATGTTGGAGGATCAGACAATGAAAGAATATATTTTATAA
- a CDS encoding antirestriction protein ArdA, with amino-acid sequence MDDMQVYIANLGKYNEGELVGAWFTFPIDFEEVKEKIGLNDEYEEYAIHDYELPFTVDEYTSISELNRLWEMVSELPEELQSELSALLTHFSSIEELSEHQEDIIIHSDCDDMSDVARYYIEETGALGEVPASLQNYIDYESYGRDLDLSGTFISTNHGIFEIVY; translated from the coding sequence ATGGACGATATGCAAGTCTACATTGCCAATTTAGGCAAATACAATGAGGGCGAATTAGTTGGTGCATGGTTTACCTTTCCCATTGATTTTGAGGAAGTCAAAGAGAAAATCGGCTTGAATGATGAATATGAGGAATACGCCATTCATGATTACGAGTTACCCTTTACGGTTGACGAATACACTTCTATTAGCGAACTCAATCGCCTATGGGAAATGGTATCGGAGTTGCCAGAAGAACTACAATCGGAGCTATCTGCTCTGCTCACTCATTTTTCAAGTATTGAAGAATTAAGCGAACATCAAGAAGATATTATCATTCATTCCGATTGTGATGATATGTCTGACGTGGCACGCTACTACATTGAAGAAACGGGTGCTTTAGGCGAAGTGCCAGCCAGTCTTCAAAACTATATTGATTATGAATCCTATGGTCGGGATTTAGACCTTTCGGGAACGTTTATCTCAACCAATCACGGGATTTTTGAAATCGTCTATTAA
- a CDS encoding TetR/AcrR family transcriptional regulator, translating to MAGYKRSEATVQKILDVSLKLFLEKGYEETTILDIVDQLGGLTRGAFYHHFKSKEEVLNAINDRMFLENNPFEKIRNEKNMTGLEKLKHVIKYQFSNQDVKNVNMMSLPLLKNPRILVDCLETNQRVVAPMFQELIEEGIRDGSIHLDPKYTKTASEFMMLFSDLWLAPVIFPSDPQEMKQRLYFSKELYEKLGLPLFDDEIISYMEHMIDQIGEMNKIAK from the coding sequence ATGGCAGGATATAAACGATCAGAAGCAACTGTTCAAAAAATTCTTGATGTTTCTTTAAAATTATTTCTTGAAAAAGGGTATGAAGAAACGACGATATTAGATATCGTAGATCAGTTGGGTGGTTTGACAAGAGGTGCTTTTTATCATCATTTTAAATCAAAAGAAGAGGTATTGAATGCGATAAATGATCGCATGTTTTTAGAAAATAATCCTTTTGAAAAGATACGAAATGAAAAGAATATGACGGGCTTGGAAAAATTAAAACATGTGATTAAATATCAATTTAGTAATCAGGATGTGAAAAATGTAAATATGATGAGCTTGCCACTTTTGAAAAATCCTAGAATTTTAGTGGATTGTTTAGAAACAAATCAAAGAGTGGTAGCACCAATGTTTCAAGAATTGATTGAAGAAGGAATACGTGATGGTTCCATTCATTTAGATCCCAAGTACACAAAAACCGCTTCTGAGTTTATGATGTTGTTTTCGGATTTATGGTTAGCACCAGTGATTTTTCCAAGTGATCCACAGGAAATGAAACAGCGATTATATTTTAGTAAAGAATTATATGAAAAATTAGGTTTGCCTTTATTTGATGATGAGATTATTTCTTATATGGAGCATATGATCGATCAAATAGGGGAAATGAATAAGATTGCCAAGTAG
- a CDS encoding DNA translocase FtsK: MKQRGKRIRPSGKDLVFHFTIASLLPVFLLVVGLFHVKTIQQINWQDFNLSQADKIDIPYLIISFSVAILICLLVAFVFKRVRYDTVKQLYHRQKLAKMILENKWYESEQVKTEGFFKDSAGRTKEKITYFPKMYYRLKNGLIQIRVEITLGKYQDQLLHLEKKLESGLYCELTDKELKDSYVEYTLLYDTIASRISIDEVEAKDGKLRLMKNVWWEYDKLPHMLIAGGTGGGKTYFILTLIEALLHTDSKLYILDPKNADLADLGSVMANVYYRKEDLLSCIETFYEEMMKRSEEMKQMKNYKTGKNYAYLGLPAHFLIFDEYVAFMEMLGTKENTAVMNKLKQIVMLGRQAGFFLILACQRPDAKYLGDGIRDQFNFRVALGRMSEMGYGMMFGSDVQKDFFLKRIKGRGYVDVGTSVISEFYTPLVPKGYDFLEEIKKLSNSRQSTQATCEAEVAGVD; this comes from the coding sequence ATGAAACAGCGTGGTAAAAGGATTCGCCCATCTGGTAAAGATTTAGTCTTTCATTTTACGATAGCGTCACTCCTGCCTGTTTTCCTGCTGGTTGTCGGACTGTTTCATGTGAAGACAATCCAGCAGATCAACTGGCAGGATTTTAACCTATCACAAGCAGATAAGATTGACATTCCCTATTTAATTATCAGTTTCAGTGTCGCAATTCTTATCTGCTTGCTGGTAGCGTTTGTATTCAAACGGGTTCGCTATGATACGGTTAAACAACTTTACCACCGTCAAAAACTGGCAAAGATGATACTTGAAAACAAGTGGTATGAATCTGAACAGGTCAAAACAGAGGGTTTCTTTAAAGATAGTGCTGGTCGTACAAAGGAAAAGATAACCTACTTCCCTAAAATGTATTATCGACTTAAAAATGGCTTGATACAGATACGGGTGGAAATCACGCTGGGAAAATATCAAGACCAACTCTTACACTTGGAAAAGAAATTAGAGAGTGGCTTGTACTGTGAGCTGACGGATAAAGAGTTAAAGGATTCCTATGTGGAATATACTTTGCTCTATGACACCATAGCCAGTCGTATTTCTATTGATGAAGTAGAAGCTAAAGATGGTAAACTTCGCTTAATGAAAAACGTATGGTGGGAATATGATAAGCTCCCTCATATGTTGATTGCTGGTGGTACAGGTGGCGGTAAAACTTACTTTATACTGACACTGATTGAAGCCTTGCTTCATACAGATTCAAAACTGTATATTCTTGACCCGAAAAATGCTGATCTTGCGGACTTAGGTTCTGTGATGGCAAATGTCTACTATAGAAAAGAAGACTTGCTTTCTTGCATTGAAACATTCTATGAAGAAATGATGAAACGTAGTGAGGAAATGAAGCAGATGAAGAACTATAAGACTGGCAAAAATTATGCTTACTTAGGTCTCCCGGCACACTTCTTAATCTTTGATGAATACGTCGCTTTCATGGAAATGCTGGGAACAAAAGAAAACACCGCAGTTATGAATAAGCTGAAACAGATTGTCATGTTAGGTCGTCAAGCTGGCTTCTTTCTAATACTGGCTTGTCAACGTCCAGACGCAAAATATTTAGGCGACGGAATCCGTGATCAGTTTAATTTCAGAGTGGCTTTAGGTCGTATGTCTGAAATGGGCTATGGCATGATGTTTGGCAGTGACGTACAAAAGGATTTCTTCTTAAAGCGAATCAAAGGTCGTGGCTATGTTGATGTAGGAACAAGTGTCATATCAGAGTTTTATACTCCCCTTGTACCAAAAGGATATGATTTCTTGGAGGAAATTAAAAAGTTATCCAACAGCAGACAGTCCACGCAGGCGACGTGCGAAGCGGAAGTCGCAGGTGTGGACTGA
- a CDS encoding YdcP family protein — MMRLANGIVLDKDTTFGELKFSALRREVRIQNEDGSVSDEIKERTYDLKSKGQGRMIQVSIPASVPLKEFDYNARVELINPIADTVATATYQGADVDWYIKADDIVLTKDSSSFKAQPQAKKEPTQDK, encoded by the coding sequence ATGATGAGATTAGCAAATGGCATTGTATTAGATAAAGACACGACTTTTGGAGAATTGAAATTCTCTGCTCTACGTCGTGAAGTGAGAATCCAAAATGAAGACGGGTCGGTTTCAGATGAAATCAAGGAACGTACCTATGACTTAAAATCCAAAGGACAAGGACGCATGATTCAAGTAAGTATTCCTGCCAGCGTGCCTTTGAAAGAGTTTGATTATAACGCACGGGTGGAACTTATCAATCCCATTGCGGACACCGTTGCTACTGCCACCTATCAAGGAGCAGATGTTGACTGGTATATCAAGGCAGACGATATTGTGCTGACAAAGGATTCTAGTTCATTCAAAGCTCAACCACAAGCAAAGAAAGAACCGACACAAGACAAATAG
- a CDS encoding replication initiation factor, with protein MEGFLLNEQTWLQHLKEKRLAYGLSQNRLAVATGITRQYLSDIETGKVKPSEDLQQSLWEALERFNPDAPLEMLFDYVRIRFPTTDVQQVVENILQLKLSYFLHEDYGFYSYSEHYALGDIFVLCSHELDKGVLVELKGRGCRQFESYLLAQQRSWYEFFMDVLVAGGVMKRLDLAINDKTGILNIPVLTEKCQQEECISVFRSFKSYRSGELVRKEEKECMGNTLYIGSLQSEVYFCIYEKDYEQYKKNDIPIEDAEVKNRFEIRLKNERAYYAVRDLLVYDNPEHTAFKIINRYIRFVDKDDSKPRSDWKLNEEWAWFIGNNRERLKLTTKPEPYSFQRTLNWLSHQVAPTLKVAIKLDEINQTQVVKDILDHAKLTDRHKQILKQQSVKEQDVITTKK; from the coding sequence TTGGAGGGATTTTTACTGAATGAACAAACTTGGTTACAGCATTTAAAAGAAAAACGCTTGGCTTATGGACTATCTCAAAACCGTTTAGCTGTTGCGACTGGTATTACAAGGCAGTATCTAAGCGATATTGAAACAGGAAAAGTCAAGCCATCAGAGGATTTACAGCAGTCCCTTTGGGAAGCTCTGGAACGCTTCAATCCCGACGCTCCCCTTGAAATGCTGTTTGATTATGTAAGAATTCGCTTTCCGACAACAGACGTACAGCAGGTGGTCGAAAACATCTTACAACTGAAACTGTCCTATTTTCTTCATGAGGACTATGGTTTCTATTCTTATTCAGAGCATTATGCTTTAGGCGACATATTCGTCCTTTGCTCCCATGAACTGGACAAAGGAGTTCTGGTGGAATTGAAAGGTCGTGGGTGCAGACAATTTGAAAGCTATCTTCTGGCACAACAAAGAAGCTGGTATGAGTTCTTTATGGACGTTTTGGTGGCTGGCGGTGTGATGAAACGCCTTGACCTTGCCATTAACGATAAGACAGGGATTTTAAATATCCCTGTACTCACTGAAAAGTGCCAACAGGAAGAATGTATCTCCGTCTTCCGCAGTTTTAAAAGCTATCGCAGTGGCGAACTGGTACGCAAAGAGGAAAAGGAATGTATGGGAAACACCCTCTATATCGGTTCATTACAAAGTGAAGTTTATTTCTGTATCTATGAAAAGGACTACGAGCAGTACAAGAAAAATGATATTCCCATTGAAGACGCAGAAGTAAAAAACCGTTTTGAGATTCGATTGAAAAATGAGCGTGCCTATTATGCAGTCCGTGATTTACTCGTCTATGACAATCCAGAGCATACCGCCTTTAAAATTATCAATCGGTATATCCGTTTTGTAGATAAAGACGATTCCAAACCTCGTTCTGATTGGAAACTGAATGAAGAATGGGCTTGGTTTATTGGGAACAATCGTGAACGATTAAAACTAACCACAAAACCAGAGCCTTACTCCTTCCAAAGGACGCTGAACTGGCTATCTCATCAAGTTGCCCCGACCTTAAAGGTTGCGATTAAACTTGATGAAATCAACCAGACGCAGGTTGTAAAAGACATTCTCGACCATGCGAAACTGACAGACCGACACAAGCAGATTTTGAAGCAACAGTCAGTAAAAGAACAGGACGTGATAACAACAAAAAAATAA
- a CDS encoding DUF1648 domain-containing protein, which produces MKKYNNINFVLATLMFIITFVSLFFLPDRVPTHTHFEGVDGWGSKYTYLIAPAIAYILWFFMPKFMSQKSDKTKLLGDKAGNIYLLKNKIIINIIFILFVGFDLYWIYQEFLYTSNNISLNFFLLIGIAVLYITASFSIFYMDNEELMMLHWKEFTLADSSLNIRKKKLLFLISGCVVAMLIIADALFYTKSFLLILVLLLSLVLKFMIGPIKARLMRKK; this is translated from the coding sequence ATGAAAAAATATAATAACATTAATTTTGTTTTAGCTACTTTGATGTTTATAATAACTTTTGTTAGTTTGTTTTTCTTACCAGACAGAGTACCTACCCATACACATTTTGAAGGAGTTGATGGGTGGGGATCAAAATATACATATCTTATTGCCCCAGCGATTGCATATATCCTTTGGTTTTTTATGCCCAAGTTCATGTCACAAAAAAGCGATAAAACAAAGTTACTTGGAGATAAAGCTGGAAATATTTATCTTTTAAAAAACAAAATCATAATAAACATAATCTTTATATTATTTGTAGGATTTGATTTATATTGGATCTATCAGGAATTTTTGTATACTTCAAATAATATATCTTTAAATTTTTTCCTTCTTATTGGAATCGCTGTTTTGTATATAACTGCATCATTTTCTATCTTTTATATGGATAATGAAGAGTTGATGATGTTACATTGGAAAGAATTTACTTTAGCTGATAGCAGCTTGAATATAAGAAAAAAGAAATTACTATTTCTGATATCTGGTTGTGTTGTAGCGATGCTTATAATTGCAGATGCATTATTCTATACAAAATCTTTTTTACTCATATTAGTTCTGCTTTTATCGTTGGTTTTGAAGTTTATGATTGGACCAATAAAAGCTCGATTAATGAGAAAAAAATAA
- a CDS encoding ATP-binding cassette domain-containing protein, giving the protein MEHKTYAMQVQGLKKKFKEKTVLNGVDFQVEKGTIFSLLGSNGAGKTTTIKILTTLLEPDEGMVLVAGIDVCKDIKKIHEQISLTGQFVAVDEALTGMENLMMMAKLYRVKEPKKEVQQLLSYFSLETAQHKKVSTYSGGMRRKLDIAMSLIHKPSIIFLDEPTTGLDPQSRRAMWAIVKELKNQGVTIFLTTQYLEEAEELADHIAILHEGKIIKEGTPQQLKSILPKHVLELQLSNQISYEKTIDLLKQYQLHKEETIWTVSITFQDVLNELMDILQQMKKADIQIQDFRWKQTTMEDVFMKMIGKEHAYETVDK; this is encoded by the coding sequence ATGGAACATAAAACATATGCAATGCAAGTGCAAGGCTTAAAAAAGAAATTTAAAGAAAAAACAGTTTTGAATGGTGTAGATTTTCAGGTAGAAAAAGGTACGATTTTTTCATTATTAGGATCAAATGGAGCTGGTAAAACGACCACAATCAAGATTCTAACAACGTTGTTAGAGCCAGATGAAGGCATGGTGTTGGTCGCTGGAATCGATGTTTGTAAAGATATCAAAAAGATTCATGAACAAATCAGTTTAACAGGGCAATTTGTGGCAGTTGATGAAGCATTGACTGGTATGGAAAATTTAATGATGATGGCAAAGCTGTATCGTGTAAAGGAACCAAAGAAAGAAGTACAGCAATTATTATCATACTTTTCCTTAGAAACAGCACAACATAAAAAGGTTTCCACGTATTCAGGAGGGATGCGTAGGAAGTTGGATATCGCAATGAGCCTGATTCATAAACCTTCTATCATTTTTCTGGATGAACCAACGACAGGTCTTGATCCACAAAGTAGAAGAGCAATGTGGGCAATCGTTAAGGAATTAAAAAACCAAGGTGTGACGATCTTTCTAACAACACAGTATTTAGAAGAAGCAGAAGAACTGGCCGATCATATTGCTATTTTACATGAAGGGAAAATCATAAAAGAAGGGACACCGCAACAGCTGAAATCAATCCTGCCAAAACATGTATTGGAATTACAATTATCTAATCAGATCTCCTATGAAAAAACAATTGATTTATTAAAGCAATATCAATTGCATAAGGAAGAAACGATATGGACAGTGAGTATTACATTTCAAGATGTCTTAAACGAATTGATGGATATATTACAACAAATGAAAAAAGCCGATATACAGATACAAGATTTTCGTTGGAAACAAACAACTATGGAAGATGTATTTATGAAGATGATTGGAAAGGAGCATGCATATGAAACAGTTGATAAGTGA
- a CDS encoding VOC family protein, with protein sequence MKLNYITIMVKDIEKSVMFYEKLVGLKVIRKMHPGDGKIVFMANGQDETMLELIHFDDTESVSVKGMVMSFTSQIPLEMLREKVEKAGYTPTDIIDQGPKPKYFRVNDPDGIVVEISIDEK encoded by the coding sequence ATGAAACTAAATTATATTACCATTATGGTAAAAGATATTGAAAAATCAGTAATGTTTTATGAAAAACTGGTAGGTTTAAAGGTTATAAGAAAAATGCATCCAGGTGATGGGAAAATCGTATTTATGGCAAATGGGCAAGATGAAACAATGTTAGAGTTGATCCATTTTGATGATACAGAAAGTGTTTCCGTGAAAGGCATGGTTATGAGTTTTACTTCACAAATACCACTTGAAATGTTAAGAGAAAAAGTAGAAAAAGCAGGCTACACACCTACAGATATCATTGATCAGGGCCCTAAACCAAAATATTTCAGAGTAAATGATCCGGATGGTATAGTTGTAGAAATTTCAATTGATGAAAAATAA
- a CDS encoding prolyl-tRNA synthetase associated domain-containing protein, whose product MKKEEIYQYLKKHQISYEVNEHKAVFNMGELDSVKLLYPEWDAKNLFVRDDKKRNYYLISVKGDKRVDLKNFRKQLGLRPLSFASADDLMAIMGLTPGSVTPLGILNDIDCKVHFYMDSEFAGNIIGVHPNDNTATIWIQADQLIHLIREHGNEADIVEV is encoded by the coding sequence ATGAAAAAAGAAGAAATATATCAATATCTAAAGAAACATCAAATAAGTTATGAAGTAAATGAGCATAAAGCGGTATTCAATATGGGAGAATTAGACTCTGTAAAGCTTCTTTATCCTGAATGGGATGCTAAGAATCTATTTGTTCGAGATGATAAGAAACGCAATTATTATTTAATTTCTGTTAAAGGGGATAAAAGGGTTGATTTAAAAAACTTTCGTAAACAATTGGGTTTAAGACCACTTTCTTTCGCTTCGGCAGATGATCTAATGGCAATTATGGGATTAACTCCTGGCTCTGTAACACCACTTGGTATTTTGAATGATATAGATTGTAAAGTACATTTTTATATGGATTCTGAATTTGCCGGTAATATCATTGGCGTACATCCAAATGATAATACTGCGACAATATGGATACAAGCAGATCAGCTTATTCATCTAATTCGTGAACATGGGAATGAAGCTGATATTGTCGAAGTATAA
- a CDS encoding conjugal transfer protein, giving the protein MLAGVAIATPALNPPYLTGGYKSTGNSQKNIRKSFGYKGFTKFQRMSNGL; this is encoded by the coding sequence TTGCTGGCTGGTGTGGCAATAGCCACGCCAGCACTTAACCCCCCGTATCTAACAGGGGGGTACAAATCGACAGGAAACAGTCAAAAAAACATTAGAAAATCCTTTGGTTACAAGGGATTTACAAAATTTCAGCGTATGTCAAATGGGCTTTAA
- a CDS encoding SRPBCC family protein produces the protein MTVSNMKTTLKSNIKDVWEIVTSLENYAWRSDISRIEIVNEKQFVEYTKDDYPTTFTITVKEPYRYEFDMDNSNMSGHWTGIFNQLADGVEIDFTEDVTAKKVFMKPFVKGYLKKQQETYVNDLKKALCK, from the coding sequence ATGACAGTATCAAATATGAAAACAACATTAAAAAGTAACATAAAAGATGTTTGGGAGATTGTGACTTCTTTAGAAAATTATGCATGGAGAAGTGATATTAGTCGAATTGAAATCGTTAATGAAAAGCAGTTTGTTGAATACACCAAGGATGATTATCCTACAACATTTACAATCACAGTGAAGGAGCCATATCGTTATGAATTTGATATGGACAACAGCAATATGAGCGGGCACTGGACAGGTATTTTCAATCAGTTAGCGGATGGTGTAGAAATTGATTTTACAGAGGATGTCACAGCTAAAAAGGTATTTATGAAACCTTTTGTGAAAGGTTATTTAAAAAAGCAACAGGAAACCTATGTGAATGATTTAAAAAAAGCGTTGTGTAAATAG
- a CDS encoding YdcP family protein, whose protein sequence is MELKFVIPNMEKTFGNLEFAGEDKVVQRRINGRLTVLSRSYNLYSDVQRADDIVVVLPAEAGEKHFGFEERVKLVNPRITAEGYKIGTRGFTNYLLHADDMIKE, encoded by the coding sequence ATGGAACTTAAATTTGTGATTCCCAACATGGAAAAAACATTCGGCAATTTAGAATTTGCTGGCGAGGATAAAGTCGTTCAGCGAAGAATCAACGGACGGCTAACTGTCTTATCAAGAAGCTATAATCTCTATTCTGATGTTCAAAGAGCAGATGATATTGTGGTGGTGCTTCCTGCTGAAGCTGGCGAAAAACATTTCGGCTTTGAGGAACGTGTGAAGTTAGTCAATCCACGTATTACCGCAGAGGGCTACAAAATCGGCACTCGTGGTTTTACAAATTACCTTTTACATGCTGACGACATGATAAAAGAATAA
- a CDS encoding ABC transporter permease, with protein MKQLISDVRTMSLRRLKISIRNLDTILTSVVTPSLMMILFVYVLGGSMHVEGMSYVNYIVPGILIQCIGQCGSNTAIAINNDIKSGIIHRFYTMPIMKSSILLGHIIEAFFRSIVTTMIILGIAYIVGFRPDMQVHNMLLIILLLAMFILMISWMSILFGLLAQGPEGAGACAVFISILPYLSSGFVSVDSMPVALAVFAKYQPMTPIIDSLRALFMGEVFYIQEYLLGMMWCVVFIVICFGLSQVLFKRKLQTS; from the coding sequence ATGAAACAGTTGATAAGTGATGTAAGAACAATGTCTTTACGCAGGTTGAAAATCTCAATACGAAATCTGGATACCATTTTAACAAGTGTGGTGACACCCAGTTTGATGATGATTTTATTTGTGTATGTATTGGGTGGTTCAATGCATGTGGAAGGCATGTCTTATGTAAATTATATTGTACCGGGTATTTTGATTCAGTGTATCGGACAATGTGGTTCTAATACAGCAATCGCCATAAATAATGATATCAAATCAGGTATTATCCATCGTTTTTATACGATGCCAATCATGAAATCATCGATTTTGTTAGGGCACATCATTGAGGCTTTTTTCAGGAGTATTGTGACAACGATGATAATACTTGGAATTGCATATATTGTAGGATTTCGTCCGGATATGCAAGTGCATAATATGTTACTGATTATTTTGTTGTTGGCAATGTTTATATTGATGATTTCATGGATGAGCATATTATTTGGATTGCTTGCACAAGGGCCTGAAGGTGCCGGTGCTTGTGCAGTATTCATATCTATTCTACCTTATCTTAGCTCAGGTTTTGTATCTGTGGACAGTATGCCTGTAGCATTGGCAGTATTTGCGAAATATCAGCCTATGACTCCCATCATTGATTCTTTACGGGCTTTATTTATGGGAGAAGTGTTCTATATACAGGAATATCTTTTAGGTATGATGTGGTGTGTGGTCTTTATTGTTATTTGTTTTGGTTTATCACAAGTACTATTCAAACGAAAATTACAAACATCATAG